In Geoalkalibacter sp., one genomic interval encodes:
- a CDS encoding transposase, with protein LEGINSLIQAAKAKARGYRNPDNLIAMAYLIAGKLKFPQPT; from the coding sequence CCTGGAAGGCATCAATAGCCTCATTCAGGCAGCCAAGGCCAAAGCGAGAGGCTACCGAAATCCGGACAATCTGATTGCCATGGCGTACCTGATCGCCGGTAAACTCAAATTCCCTCAACCCACTTGA